The following coding sequences are from one Treponema parvum window:
- the tgt gene encoding tRNA guanosine(34) transglycosylase Tgt, translating into MAFFEITSSASVSNGKERCGVLNLPHGTVKTPVFMPVGTNATVKAISKDDLVEIGFDLILANTYHLFLRPGPDLIESAGGLHGFSGWRRNFLTDSGGFQVFSLSKIRKISEEGVTFSSHIDGSKKFFTPENVVDIQTQYNSDIQMQLDVCTGWDAGREESEKALEITSRWLERARSEWIKKRDSGYKGILFPIVQGNFFEDLRKRSAEFVSSFEDLQGIAIGGLSVGEPPEQFAHFLQHTVRFLPQSKPKYVMGIGTPEYILEAVADGVDMFDCVLPTRNARNGSYFTHEGMLSIKQERYARDFSPLDDKCKCKVCRNYSRSYLRHLFKTKEILGSMLATYHNLYFLNNMMNEIRDAINENRFDRYRKDFLAGFGSGNVL; encoded by the coding sequence ATGGCTTTTTTTGAAATAACGTCCTCCGCCTCCGTATCAAACGGAAAAGAACGCTGCGGCGTTTTAAATCTTCCTCACGGAACCGTAAAGACTCCCGTCTTTATGCCTGTGGGAACCAATGCCACCGTAAAAGCGATTTCGAAAGACGATCTGGTCGAAATAGGTTTTGACTTGATTTTGGCGAACACTTATCATCTTTTTTTGCGGCCGGGGCCGGATTTGATCGAAAGCGCCGGAGGACTACACGGGTTTTCAGGCTGGCGGCGCAATTTTTTGACGGATTCCGGGGGATTTCAAGTTTTTTCGCTTTCCAAGATCAGAAAAATTTCAGAGGAAGGAGTGACGTTTTCAAGCCACATAGACGGTTCAAAAAAGTTTTTTACACCTGAAAACGTCGTCGACATTCAAACACAGTATAACAGCGACATTCAAATGCAGCTTGACGTGTGCACGGGATGGGATGCCGGCAGAGAGGAATCCGAAAAAGCGCTTGAAATAACTTCCCGCTGGCTTGAAAGGGCGAGAAGCGAATGGATAAAAAAACGCGACTCAGGTTACAAAGGAATTTTATTCCCCATAGTTCAAGGGAATTTTTTTGAAGATTTACGCAAAAGAAGCGCAGAATTCGTTTCGAGTTTTGAAGATTTGCAGGGAATTGCCATCGGAGGGCTTTCCGTCGGCGAGCCGCCTGAGCAGTTTGCGCATTTTTTGCAGCATACGGTTCGTTTTTTGCCGCAATCGAAGCCTAAATACGTTATGGGAATCGGAACGCCCGAATACATACTTGAAGCGGTAGCCGATGGCGTGGATATGTTCGACTGTGTTCTTCCCACCCGCAACGCACGTAACGGTTCCTATTTTACGCACGAAGGTATGCTTTCGATAAAGCAGGAAAGATACGCCCGCGATTTTTCGCCTTTGGACGATAAGTGTAAATGCAAGGTATGCCGCAATTACAGCCGCTCCTATTTGCGCCATCTTTTTAAAACAAAGGAAATACTCGGTTCCATGCTGGCGACTTATCATAATCTTTATTTTTTGAATAATATGATGAATGAAATACGGGACGCCATAAACGAAAACCGTTTTGATCGTTATCGTAAAGATTTTCTCGCTGGATTCGGAAGCGGTAATGTCCTATAA
- a CDS encoding HEAT repeat domain-containing protein: MLNKRIIAAASALLSVSFAFSQDSGISAVKDPREASSDTAVSENAASSGAESADQGAASSDAPANAAPPAGTSSGSAALSPDTSDSENSVSGGPSKIPAKKRPRKPDGEKVKIAQQKDVGKDAVNDKRDTIKYGIETDIVKLVEELSSNDDPRFVDDLYDLFYTTKSDRIRIAILDYFAGLEDPCLEDYAVDILNDPYDENSDLVSSVFKYAAAVKSKAAIPAVMAVLENDNETYFNNALTTIGAIGGNEEAAVLVQYLEREDLSVAQRQTLMKVLGSIRAVETWQTLSDIVENEDENVFVRCYAAESIGAMQKEESLPILKELFEDRDPNLRIYALKGLSNYKKDKVKDVFLEALRDPYYKVRLEAISGIEKLDITEASPSLIYRAKNDPEAAVKKASYPVIAKLETSEGDEFLTELLADKKTGDGTKALASDALMKHKKSVAKEILDLAQTAVKDKTRKQLRYSLGKQFVKYAAEENLRPQFAEICRLYLESDDVLTRGIGLDLYAIGRYSGSDEIVRSIAESEKKSAVKTKARKILKLED; this comes from the coding sequence ATGTTAAATAAAAGAATCATAGCGGCGGCTTCGGCGCTTTTATCGGTTTCGTTTGCATTTTCTCAAGATTCCGGCATAAGTGCGGTAAAAGACCCGAGAGAGGCATCTTCTGACACCGCAGTGTCCGAGAATGCAGCGTCCTCCGGCGCCGAATCAGCAGATCAAGGTGCGGCTTCCTCTGACGCGCCCGCAAACGCTGCACCTCCTGCCGGCACGTCTTCCGGCAGCGCGGCGCTTTCCCCCGATACGTCCGATTCTGAAAATTCGGTTTCCGGCGGCCCTTCAAAAATCCCCGCAAAAAAACGTCCTCGAAAGCCGGACGGCGAAAAAGTTAAAATTGCACAGCAAAAAGACGTAGGAAAAGACGCTGTAAACGATAAGCGAGACACAATAAAGTACGGAATCGAAACCGATATAGTAAAGCTCGTAGAAGAACTTTCGTCAAACGACGATCCGCGCTTTGTAGACGATCTGTATGACCTGTTTTATACCACAAAGAGCGACAGAATAAGGATCGCAATTCTTGATTATTTTGCAGGTCTTGAAGATCCTTGCCTTGAAGATTACGCCGTCGATATTTTAAACGATCCCTATGATGAAAATTCCGATCTCGTTTCGTCGGTCTTTAAATATGCGGCCGCCGTAAAGTCCAAGGCTGCGATTCCCGCAGTTATGGCAGTCCTTGAAAACGACAACGAAACCTATTTTAACAATGCTCTTACGACAATCGGCGCGATAGGCGGAAATGAAGAAGCCGCCGTTTTGGTGCAGTATCTTGAGCGGGAAGACTTAAGCGTGGCTCAGCGTCAAACTCTTATGAAGGTGTTGGGGAGCATAAGAGCCGTAGAAACATGGCAGACACTTTCGGACATAGTTGAAAATGAAGATGAAAACGTATTTGTGCGCTGTTATGCCGCAGAATCCATAGGCGCCATGCAAAAAGAAGAATCTCTTCCCATTCTAAAAGAGCTTTTCGAAGACAGGGATCCGAACCTGCGCATCTACGCTTTAAAAGGACTTTCCAATTATAAAAAAGACAAGGTAAAAGATGTATTCCTTGAAGCCTTGCGCGATCCTTATTATAAGGTGCGTCTTGAAGCGATCTCCGGAATCGAAAAATTGGATATAACGGAAGCTTCTCCATCTCTCATATACCGCGCAAAAAATGATCCTGAAGCTGCGGTAAAGAAGGCTTCTTACCCTGTTATCGCGAAGCTTGAAACGTCCGAAGGCGACGAATTTTTAACGGAACTTCTGGCCGACAAAAAAACAGGCGACGGCACTAAGGCTTTGGCGTCCGACGCCCTCATGAAGCATAAAAAAAGCGTCGCAAAAGAGATTTTAGATCTGGCACAGACCGCCGTAAAAGACAAAACTCGTAAGCAGCTTCGTTATTCGCTCGGAAAGCAATTCGTAAAGTACGCAGCCGAAGAGAACCTGCGTCCGCAATTCGCCGAAATTTGCAGGCTATACTTGGAATCCGACGACGTTTTAACCCGCGGAATAGGACTTGATCTTTATGCGATAGGCCGCTACTCCGGCTCGGATGAGATCGTCCGGTCGATCGCCGAAAGCGAAAAGAAATCCGCCGTTAAAACAAAGGCTAGAAAGATCTTAAAGTTGGAGGACTAG
- a CDS encoding LptF/LptG family permease — translation MIMFERCLKKIEGFIENLISALIYSFRKIFLPGSLNILSDNTIGRYFVGELLLYFFVSFLFFFMVFFVNQILLLAENILQKRVPVGDVILLVTYCLPFIIAQSAPFATLVGFLMCIGQMMSSNEILIIRASGLGYKKILAPVLSLGLIISVVSFFVNDYLLPLGTINYLRLYRNILQSNPSVEIEPHSIKRTNDSTLIIGDVNGTDISDLILFDTDRDGDQRIMVSGHSSVIKSRQRGVVMQISMDNAFALLLDKANRSSYDTLKARSVDLNIFESSFFDQPSGINPREMTSFDLFRRISEMKKDENTPGEVLNQYVLEYNKKFSMPFGSLFFALLAVPLAIIFGKHNGQTIGLIIGIFISVFYWAVMILGQIFSSRSGHGGFISMWIPNIIIAGAGSLFYIGMIRK, via the coding sequence ATGATTATGTTTGAAAGATGTTTGAAAAAAATCGAAGGTTTTATTGAAAATCTTATAAGCGCTCTGATTTATTCTTTTAGAAAGATATTTTTACCAGGATCTTTGAATATTTTGTCCGACAATACCATAGGCCGGTATTTTGTCGGAGAGCTTTTGCTGTATTTTTTCGTTTCGTTTTTGTTTTTCTTTATGGTTTTTTTTGTAAACCAGATATTGCTGTTGGCGGAAAATATTCTTCAAAAAAGAGTTCCTGTAGGAGACGTTATACTGCTTGTCACATATTGCCTTCCGTTTATAATCGCCCAGTCCGCGCCATTCGCCACGCTTGTAGGATTTTTGATGTGCATAGGACAGATGATGAGTTCCAACGAAATCCTCATCATACGCGCTTCCGGGCTGGGCTATAAAAAGATTTTGGCTCCGGTCTTGTCGCTCGGTCTTATCATTTCCGTCGTATCTTTTTTTGTAAACGATTATCTTTTGCCATTAGGCACTATAAACTATTTGAGGCTTTACAGGAACATCCTTCAGTCAAACCCTTCCGTTGAAATCGAGCCTCATTCCATTAAACGGACGAACGATTCTACGCTCATAATCGGAGATGTCAACGGTACTGATATTTCGGATTTGATTTTATTCGACACTGACAGGGACGGCGATCAACGAATCATGGTTTCAGGTCATTCTTCCGTAATAAAATCACGGCAGCGGGGCGTCGTCATGCAGATATCTATGGACAATGCGTTTGCCTTACTTTTGGATAAGGCAAACAGGAGTTCTTATGATACTCTTAAAGCGCGATCTGTTGATTTGAATATTTTCGAATCTTCGTTTTTCGATCAGCCGAGCGGTATAAACCCCAGAGAAATGACTTCTTTCGATCTTTTTCGCCGTATTTCCGAAATGAAAAAAGACGAAAATACGCCCGGCGAAGTGCTTAATCAGTATGTATTGGAGTACAATAAAAAGTTTTCTATGCCGTTCGGTTCGTTGTTTTTCGCTTTGTTAGCCGTTCCGCTTGCAATAATTTTCGGAAAGCACAACGGGCAGACTATAGGACTTATAATAGGAATTTTTATTTCGGTATTTTACTGGGCCGTCATGATCCTCGGGCAAATTTTTTCCTCAAGGAGCGGACACGGAGGATTTATCAGCATGTGGATTCCGAACATAATCATAGCTGGGGCGGGATCCTTGTTTTACATAGGTATGATACGAAAATGA
- the dut gene encoding dUTP diphosphatase, translating to MAEKKVDQGTIIPFVIEDSAKLPEYKSEGASGADVYACLKEPVVLAPGEYKLIPTGLSCAIPEGYEIQVRPRSGLAAKNGVTLLNTPGTIDSDYRGEIKIILINLGKEPFTVKDKDRIAQFVVAPVVKGYFKAVTFLDNTDRGQNGFGSTGV from the coding sequence ATGGCTGAAAAAAAAGTGGATCAGGGAACGATTATTCCTTTTGTTATTGAAGATTCCGCCAAACTGCCGGAATATAAGAGCGAAGGCGCTTCGGGCGCCGATGTTTACGCCTGCTTAAAAGAGCCCGTCGTTCTAGCGCCCGGAGAGTATAAGCTGATTCCTACCGGATTAAGCTGCGCGATACCCGAAGGCTATGAAATACAGGTAAGACCGCGATCGGGACTTGCAGCTAAAAACGGAGTTACCTTGTTAAACACTCCGGGCACGATCGACAGCGACTATCGCGGAGAAATAAAAATAATCCTCATAAATCTGGGAAAGGAACCGTTTACGGTCAAAGATAAGGACCGCATCGCGCAATTTGTCGTTGCACCCGTTGTTAAAGGGTATTTTAAAGCGGTAACTTTTTTGGACAATACCGACCGCGGGCAAAACGGATTCGGTTCTACCGGCGTTTGA
- a CDS encoding LptF/LptG family permease, which yields MKLVLYLYRRFLSVFIGAALFFSFALLLVDLLMNLWKFILNQAALPDVLRIMLFYAPKTVWYAVPAAVLFASSYVLSDLYANNELTVIFASGISLRRFTFPLLILSLILSFSLFFFEDRIAAPFYAKKVELQNEVLKADKSKSNARIVVLSDYGRIVYKADFYDDGRQQLYKLYLVLRNEDRTADCVIAADSALWDGIEQRWQLQSAVEYKVFDDGMKIVPIEDGIEERLTEPPETFRNNTVSMEEVNTREARQYLAHLKRTGLPSAEARSVYYKKFAFPFIVFIVVFLSVGLSGKTRKNVLLVSLFLCIGAAVLFYVTQMITMLLAKFGYIPPVLGAWFPVFLFVILSAVLLKYSRT from the coding sequence ATGAAGCTTGTTTTGTATCTTTACAGGCGGTTTTTGTCTGTTTTTATAGGGGCTGCCTTATTTTTTTCATTTGCGCTTTTGCTTGTGGATTTGCTCATGAATTTATGGAAATTCATCTTAAACCAAGCCGCCTTGCCGGATGTTTTACGGATAATGCTGTTTTATGCTCCAAAGACCGTATGGTATGCGGTTCCGGCTGCGGTTTTATTCGCTTCGTCCTATGTTTTAAGCGACCTCTATGCCAATAACGAACTCACTGTGATATTTGCCTCAGGTATTTCTCTCAGAAGATTTACGTTTCCTCTTTTGATTTTGTCGCTAATATTGAGTTTTTCATTGTTTTTCTTTGAAGACCGTATAGCCGCTCCGTTTTATGCAAAAAAAGTTGAGCTTCAAAACGAAGTTTTAAAAGCAGATAAGTCCAAGAGCAACGCAAGAATCGTCGTTCTTTCGGACTACGGGCGCATAGTTTATAAGGCGGATTTTTATGACGACGGCCGGCAGCAGCTTTATAAGCTTTATCTGGTTTTGCGCAACGAAGACAGGACTGCTGATTGTGTTATCGCCGCGGATTCGGCTTTATGGGACGGCATTGAACAAAGGTGGCAATTGCAGTCGGCGGTGGAATACAAGGTTTTTGATGACGGCATGAAAATTGTTCCGATAGAAGACGGAATTGAAGAGCGCCTTACCGAGCCTCCCGAGACGTTCAGGAATAATACCGTTTCTATGGAAGAAGTAAACACACGCGAAGCCCGCCAATATCTGGCGCATCTTAAACGTACAGGACTGCCGTCGGCGGAAGCGAGGTCTGTGTATTATAAAAAATTTGCGTTTCCTTTTATTGTATTTATCGTCGTCTTTTTGTCCGTAGGTCTTTCCGGAAAAACAAGAAAAAACGTTCTTCTCGTAAGTTTGTTTTTGTGCATAGGCGCTGCGGTTTTGTTTTATGTAACGCAGATGATTACCATGTTGCTTGCAAAATTCGGTTATATACCTCCGGTTTTGGGAGCGTGGTTCCCCGTGTTTTTATTTGTGATTTTAAGCGCCGTTTTATTGAAATATTCGCGGACTTAA